A stretch of the Vitis riparia cultivar Riparia Gloire de Montpellier isolate 1030 chromosome 13, EGFV_Vit.rip_1.0, whole genome shotgun sequence genome encodes the following:
- the LOC117929039 gene encoding biotin carboxyl carrier protein of acetyl-CoA carboxylase 2, chloroplastic produces the protein MESVAVLRSVHYSVGAISNVRSFIERPTMVPMYNATWPTSNTLHIQGLTVGGKLISSPIKQKGTLISCVKTPETAGTAKCDDGNPQGLLQKDTLPSATFPNGFEALILEVCDETDVAELKLKVGDFEMHLRRNIGVTNPPMPVIAPTAPPTVSAKPPVESAPAAPPSLPPKPSQEKISPFTKSLLEKPSKLRALEASGANAYVLVSSPTVGSFRTGRTLKGKRQPPVCKEGDVIKEGQVIGYLDQFGSELPVKSDTAGEVLKVIFNDGEAVGYGDPLVAVLPSFHGIE, from the exons ATGGAGTCCGTCGCCGTTCTCCGATCTGTTCACT ATTCTGTAGGTGCTATTTCAAATGTTCGGTCATTTATTGAGAGACCTACCATGGTCCCCATGTATAATGCCACGTGGCCTACCTCAAATACATTGCATATCCAAGGCTTGACAGTTGGTGGAAAGCTCATTTCTTCTCCAATTAAGCAGAAAGGAACACTAATTTCATGTGTAAAGACACCTGAAACTGCAGGAACAGCTAAATGTGATG ATGGCAATCCTCAAGGCTTACTGCAGAAGGATACTCTTCCAAGTGCAACTTTTCCTAATGGATTTGAG GCTTTGATTTTGGAGGTCTGTGACGAGACAGATGTTGCTGAGCTGAAGCTAAAA GTTGGAGACTTTGAAATGCATCTGAGGCGAAATATAGGAGTCACAAACCCACCCATGCCTGTCATTGCACCTACAGCACCGCCAACTGTTTCAGCTAAACCCCCAGTTGAATCAGCTCCTGCTGCCCCACCATCATTACCACCAAAGCCCTCTCAAGAGAAAATCAGTCCATTTACAAAGAGCCTCTTAGAGAAACCTTCAAAGTTACGGGCCTTAGAAGCTTCTGGAGCTAATGCATATGTTTTGGTGTCTTCTCCAACA GTTGGTTCATTTCGAACCGGGAGGACACTGAAAGGAAAGAGGCAACCTCCTGTATGTAAAGAG GGTGATGTGATTAAAGAAGGACAAGTGATAGGCTATTTGGATCAATTTGGCTCTGAACTTCCTGTAAAG TCAGACACAGCTGGAGAAGTTTTGAAGGTCATCTTCAATGATGGAG AAGCTGTTGGTTATGGAGACCCCCTTGTCGCTGTCCTGCCATCATTTCATGGTATTGAGTGA
- the LOC117927972 gene encoding uncharacterized protein LOC117927972 isoform X2 produces MASCCFPDILAWIQNLPPLHEWRTSTMSICICSPNSSAQPSLNLSIAKTHLNPSVSFSIIADFHLPISLWTSKPFKPSLKSSRLLDEETTSRLLSNIIEDILGYGFNKNNSWLRIPRIDSVANFKDIFTLSFHTLTFLILIYEAPADLRSKCLTNVKNQLAVSESREASKLLMRILGSNLEEQWMRSINLAITNWIVELQATGHALKTPSPLFSYAISTVGMWKVQLYCPVIAMDVENPSSSSPDERLLFSLNYHQLEGVIQFNYRVMVRERCDVVRLVSEALMTERGVGVAEKHFPSRISLQLTPALQTKVLSVSVSKSSENPTREIGLEKTIEGGFDAPGSYLGLKVSSAETMTMSLKPWKFEESVHGYSANLNWFLHDSVDGREVVSSKPSKIALIHPKAWFKDRYSSAYRPFTRQGGVVFAGDEYGENVRWKVDRSAIGKTMEWEIKGSISLTYWPNKCRTFYNETRRLEFREILRLTLG; encoded by the exons ATGGCTTCTTGCTGCTTTCCTGATATATTGGCCTGGATTCAGAACCTTCCTCCACTCCATGAATGGAGAACAAGCACCATGTCCATCTGCATATGCTCTCCAAATTCAAGTGCTCAGCCCTCTCTTAATCTCTCCATAGCCAAAACCCATCTAAACCCTTCTGTCTCCTTTTCTATCATTGCAGATTTCCATCTTCCCATCTCGCTTTGGACCTCCAAACCCTTCAAACCCAGCCTCAAATCCTCAAGATTACTAGATGAAGAAACCACTTCCAGACTTCTGTCCAATATCATTGAGGATATCCTCGGCTATGGCTTCAATAAAAACAACTCGTGGCTCAGAATTCCCAGAATAGATTCTGTCGCCAACTTCAAAGACATCTTCACTCTCTCATTTCACACCCTCACTTTTCTCATATTAATCTATGAAGCTCCGGCGGATCTCCGGTCGAAGTGCCTTACCAATGTGAAGAATCAACTAGCAGTCTCTGAGTCAAGAGAGGCATCAAAGCTTCTCATGAGAATCTTGGGATCGAACTTAGAGGAGCAGTGGATGAGATCCATAAATCTCGCCATTACTAACTGGATTGTAGAGCTCCAAGCTACTGGCCATGCCCTTAAAACCCCATCACCTCTATTTTCTTATGCGATTTCAACGGTTGGGATGTGGAAAGTTCAGCTTTATTGTCCAGTAATAGCCATGGATGTTGAAAATCCGAGCAGTTCTTCACCTGATGAGCGGCTGCTCTTCTCTCTGAATTACCACCAGCTTGAGGGTGTGATCCAGTTTAACTACAGAGTAATGGTTCGAGAAAG GTGTGATGTTGTTAGACTTGTGAGTGAGGCTCTCATGACTGAGCGTGGAGTTGGAGTAGCAGAAAAACACTTCCCTTCACGGATATCTCTGCAACTCACCCCAGCCCTTCAAACCAAGGTGCTGAGCGTATCAGTGAGCAAATCTTCTGAGAACCCCACAAGAGAAATCGGCTTGGAGAAGACGATAGAAGGTGGGTTTGATGCCCCCGGCTCCTACTTGGGACTTAAGGTTTCATCTGCAGAAACCATGACAATGAGCTTGAAGCCATGGAAGTTTGAGGAGTCCGTCCATGGCTACAGCGCAAACTTGAATTGGTTTCTTCATGATAGCGTGGATGGAAGGGAGGTCGTCTCTTCAAAGCCTTCAAAGATTGCCCTCATCCACCCAAAAGCTTGGTTCAAAGACCGATACTCCAGTGCTTACCGGCCTTTCACCAGGCAGGGAGGAGTAGTTTTTGCAGGCGACGAGTATGGAGAGAATGTGCGGTGGAAAGTGGACAGAAGCGCCATCGGGAAGACAATGGAGTGGGAGATAAAAGGGTCGATTTCCTTGACATATTGGCCTAATAAATGCAGAACCTTCTATAATGAAACTAGGAGGTTAGAATTTAGAGAAATCCTTCGTCTTACCCTCGGTTAA
- the LOC117927972 gene encoding uncharacterized protein LOC117927972 isoform X1, translating into MASCCFPDILAWIQNLPPLHEWRTSTMSICICSPNSSAQPSLNLSIAKTHLNPSVSFSIIADFHLPISLWTSKPFKPSLKSSRLLDEETTSRLLSNIIEDILGYGFNKNNSWLRIPRIDSVANFKDIFTLSFHTLTFLILIYEAPADLRSKCLTNVKNQLAVSESREASKLLMRILGSNLEEQWMRSINLAITNWIVELQATGHALKTPSPLFSYAISTVGMWKVQLYCPVIAMDVENPSSSSPDERLLFSLNYHQLEGVIQFNYRVMVRERWVEVMVNIDNIRCDVVRLVSEALMTERGVGVAEKHFPSRISLQLTPALQTKVLSVSVSKSSENPTREIGLEKTIEGGFDAPGSYLGLKVSSAETMTMSLKPWKFEESVHGYSANLNWFLHDSVDGREVVSSKPSKIALIHPKAWFKDRYSSAYRPFTRQGGVVFAGDEYGENVRWKVDRSAIGKTMEWEIKGSISLTYWPNKCRTFYNETRRLEFREILRLTLG; encoded by the exons ATGGCTTCTTGCTGCTTTCCTGATATATTGGCCTGGATTCAGAACCTTCCTCCACTCCATGAATGGAGAACAAGCACCATGTCCATCTGCATATGCTCTCCAAATTCAAGTGCTCAGCCCTCTCTTAATCTCTCCATAGCCAAAACCCATCTAAACCCTTCTGTCTCCTTTTCTATCATTGCAGATTTCCATCTTCCCATCTCGCTTTGGACCTCCAAACCCTTCAAACCCAGCCTCAAATCCTCAAGATTACTAGATGAAGAAACCACTTCCAGACTTCTGTCCAATATCATTGAGGATATCCTCGGCTATGGCTTCAATAAAAACAACTCGTGGCTCAGAATTCCCAGAATAGATTCTGTCGCCAACTTCAAAGACATCTTCACTCTCTCATTTCACACCCTCACTTTTCTCATATTAATCTATGAAGCTCCGGCGGATCTCCGGTCGAAGTGCCTTACCAATGTGAAGAATCAACTAGCAGTCTCTGAGTCAAGAGAGGCATCAAAGCTTCTCATGAGAATCTTGGGATCGAACTTAGAGGAGCAGTGGATGAGATCCATAAATCTCGCCATTACTAACTGGATTGTAGAGCTCCAAGCTACTGGCCATGCCCTTAAAACCCCATCACCTCTATTTTCTTATGCGATTTCAACGGTTGGGATGTGGAAAGTTCAGCTTTATTGTCCAGTAATAGCCATGGATGTTGAAAATCCGAGCAGTTCTTCACCTGATGAGCGGCTGCTCTTCTCTCTGAATTACCACCAGCTTGAGGGTGTGATCCAGTTTAACTACAGAGTAATGGTTCGAGAAAGGTGGGTTGAGGTGATGGTGAACATAGATAATATAAG GTGTGATGTTGTTAGACTTGTGAGTGAGGCTCTCATGACTGAGCGTGGAGTTGGAGTAGCAGAAAAACACTTCCCTTCACGGATATCTCTGCAACTCACCCCAGCCCTTCAAACCAAGGTGCTGAGCGTATCAGTGAGCAAATCTTCTGAGAACCCCACAAGAGAAATCGGCTTGGAGAAGACGATAGAAGGTGGGTTTGATGCCCCCGGCTCCTACTTGGGACTTAAGGTTTCATCTGCAGAAACCATGACAATGAGCTTGAAGCCATGGAAGTTTGAGGAGTCCGTCCATGGCTACAGCGCAAACTTGAATTGGTTTCTTCATGATAGCGTGGATGGAAGGGAGGTCGTCTCTTCAAAGCCTTCAAAGATTGCCCTCATCCACCCAAAAGCTTGGTTCAAAGACCGATACTCCAGTGCTTACCGGCCTTTCACCAGGCAGGGAGGAGTAGTTTTTGCAGGCGACGAGTATGGAGAGAATGTGCGGTGGAAAGTGGACAGAAGCGCCATCGGGAAGACAATGGAGTGGGAGATAAAAGGGTCGATTTCCTTGACATATTGGCCTAATAAATGCAGAACCTTCTATAATGAAACTAGGAGGTTAGAATTTAGAGAAATCCTTCGTCTTACCCTCGGTTAA